The genomic DNA TCATCGCTTTATTTATCATATCTTTTAAACTAGCAAAGCTCTCAAAACTATCATTTGTTATAAACTCTGCGCGTAATGGTTTTTTGTACGTTTTTTCGATCGCCGCGACAAGAGCCATTATGTCCATGCTATCGATAATTCCACCGCTTAAAAGCCCCTCCATACTCTCATTTACGTCATCTCTGCCTATTTGATTAAAAAGTTCTTTGATCTCATTCATTTTTGCTCCTTTATAATATTTAATTTTTGATCGTTTCCCAAACTCAAATTTATAAATCCGTCCCCTATCTCATAATACAAAATATCTATAAAATCATCTAAAAACAGAGGCGATTTTTACCTACGACAAATACGTTTTTAAATCCCATTTTTCCTCCTATAAAACGAAATTTTTATAGCATTAAACTCAAAACCGAAATTTTTATACAACTCTATGGCTTTTATATTCGTATCTCTTACGAACAGTTTGAAATACCCAGCGTTTAATCCCAAAAAACAACTCATCAATTTACGTCCAGTACCGCTTCGCCTAAATTCCTTACTAACTGCTATAAAATCCAAATGAGCCGAGTTCAAATTTAAAAAATATATCAAACCGCCTATTATTTTATTATTTTGTTTTATGAGAAGTACTTGACCCTCTTGTATTCTATTTCTAAGTTCGGTTTTGCTTATAAAAAGATACTCTTTATCAAAATAATTTATAAAAAAGCCGTAAATCTCATCGATATCATCAAGCAAAGCTTTTTTAACCTCATCATAACTTTGAAAACTAAAACCGCTATTTTTTAAGCTCATACCAATATATTTATCAAAAACGCTAAATTTATTGATACTCAAAAATCTATTTTCAAGCTCACAAATAGGCGTTTTACGTATAAGTTTTATATAAGTTCCTTGCATATCAAAACTTGTTATATCGTTTATAAAATACGTGATAAAACCGTTTTGCATTAGAAAAAAGTTATCTTCACTCCGCTTTAAACAAGCAATATTTTGCTCTAATTTATTTTTGATACTATCTATGCTAAGCGCGCTATTGCTAAACTTAAATCCATTGTTATACGAATTTAAAAACTCGTTAAATAAGCTCATAAAGCACTTTTCTATCGATTTTACCGTTTGGATTTAGCACAAATTTATCCACTAAAATGAATCTTTTTGGCACCATATAATTCGGTAATTTTTCTAAAAGATAACTTTTCAAATTTAACTTCTCTTTCGCCTCGTAAAAAAGGGCTATCTCGCCTTGTTTAAATATACAAACGGAGTTTAAAACCTGCAAGTGAGAGTTAGCCGCGATCTCGATCTCTCCAAGCTCTATTCTGTGCCCCATAAATTTTATCTGATTATCTCTCCTACCATAACAAATCAGTTCGCCGCGCTCGTTAAAAGCCACTATATCGCCTGTTTTATAA from Campylobacter fetus subsp. fetus includes the following:
- a CDS encoding GNAT family N-acetyltransferase; its protein translation is MSLFNEFLNSYNNGFKFSNSALSIDSIKNKLEQNIACLKRSEDNFFLMQNGFITYFINDITSFDMQGTYIKLIRKTPICELENRFLSINKFSVFDKYIGMSLKNSGFSFQSYDEVKKALLDDIDEIYGFFINYFDKEYLFISKTELRNRIQEGQVLLIKQNNKIIGGLIYFLNLNSAHLDFIAVSKEFRRSGTGRKLMSCFLGLNAGYFKLFVRDTNIKAIELYKNFGFEFNAIKISFYRRKNGI
- a CDS encoding acyl carrier protein; its protein translation is MNEIKELFNQIGRDDVNESMEGLLSGGIIDSMDIMALVAAIEKTYKKPLRAEFITNDSFESFASLKDMINKAMR